From a single Nymphaea colorata isolate Beijing-Zhang1983 chromosome 4, ASM883128v2, whole genome shotgun sequence genomic region:
- the LOC116253189 gene encoding protein MIZU-KUSSEI 1-like → MADAKRVAGRRSPLVRLYGEPQWRRLLRRVVHALLPNCTCPAVLPLPTVEPVTSTAASGGALFTGTFYGRRTKRVSFCLQEHPKACPRMILELPVLTSYLAVEMQDGIVRLVLGCNRTDSGCSLWSVPVWTAFCNGRRIGFAESKKAAEDDDMVLKSMEPVSAGAGMLPGKKESEDDPFVYLRANFSRVVGSADSESFHMINPGSQ, encoded by the exons ATGGCCGACGCCAAGAGAGTCGCCGGCAGACGTTCGCCGCTCGTCCGCCTCTACGGAGAGCCACAGTGGCGGCGCTTATTACGCCGCGTCGTCCATGCCCTCTTGCCCAACTGCACCTGCCCGGCCGTGCTGCCGCTCCCCACGGTCGAACCTGTAACTTCCACGGCCGCCTCCGGCGGTGCCCTATTCACCGGCACCTTCTACGGCCGGCGGACCAAGCGCGTGAGCTTCTGCTTGCAGGAACACCCGAAGGCCTGCCCTAGGATGATCCTCGAGCTGCCGGTGCTGACGAGCTACCTCGCCGTGGAGATGCAGGACGGGATAGTGAGGCTCGTCCTGGGGTGCAACCGAACCGACTCGGGTTGCTCACTGTGGAGCGTACCGGTCTGGACCGCCTTCTGCAACGGCCGGAGGATTGGGTTCGCGGAGAGCAAGAAGGCGGCGGAGGACGACGACATGGTGCTCAAGTCGATGGAGCCGGTGTCTGCCGGCGCCGGCATGCTTCCCGGCAAGAAAGAGTCTGAAGACGATCCCTTCGTCTACCTCCGAGCCAATTTTTCGAGAGTGGTGGGTTCAGCTGATTCCGAGTCGTTTCACATGATCAACCCAG GATCTCAGTGA
- the LOC116252243 gene encoding non-symbiotic hemoglobin 1, whose protein sequence is MAFSAEQEALVVESWAVLKKDAAAHGMKFFTKIFEIAPSAKRLFSFLRDSNVPLEQNPKLKTHAFSVFAMTCECAVQLRKAGKVTVRESSIKHLGVKHFQYGVVDEHFDVAKYALLETIKEGIPEMWSADMKNAWGEAFDQLASAIKAEMKPASA, encoded by the exons ATGGCGTTCTCAGCAGAGCAGGAGGCTTTGGTGGTCGAGTCGTGGGCAGTGTTGAAGAAGGATGCGGCTGCACATGGGATGAAGTTCTTCACAAA GATATTCGAGATAGCGCCATCTGCAAAGCGGCTGTTCTCATTCCTGCGTGACTCGAATGTGCCACTTGAGCAGAACCCTAAGCTCAAAACTCACGCCTTCTCTGTATTTGCAATG ACATGCGAGTGTGCAGTCCAACTTCGGAAAGCAGGGAAAGTAACAGTGAGAGAATCAAGCATAAAACACCTTGGTGTTAAACACTTCCAATATGGAGTGGTCGACGAACACTTTGAT GTTGCCAAGTATGCTCTGCTGGAGACAATAAAGGAAGGAATCCCTGAGATGTGGTCTGCGGATATGAAGAATGCGTGGGGAGAGGCTTTTGATCAGCTTGCCTCTGCCATCAAAGCAGAGATGAAACCTGCTTCAGCATAA
- the LOC116253346 gene encoding STS14 protein-like, producing MARRFFTVSRLAATLLFLWSIPAMASKPGRSLVAELPPARRPTAASATNPNSTADYLEVHNLARAAVGVGPLQWSSALAAAASRFARLQRNYKHCELAGSTTTPYGENECWGKGRPMSAREAVETWVAQKAYYNYANNSCAGGHQCGVYTQVVWRKTASLGCGQASCDQGDITLTICYYDPPGNFQGERPY from the coding sequence atggcgAGACGCTTCTTCACCGTGTCACGTCTGGCTGCTACGCTTCTTTTCCTGTGGTCGATCCCGGCCATGGCCTCCAAGCCCGGCCGCAGCCTGGTGGCGGAGCTCCCCCCCGCCCGGCGGCCGACGGCGGCGAGCGCTACTAACCCCAACTCGACGGCCGACTACCTGGAGGTCCACAACCTGGCGCGAGCGGCGGTGGGGGTGGGGCCGCTACAGTGGAGCTCGGCGCTGGCGGCGGCCGCGAGTCGGTTCGCCAGGCTGCAGCGGAACTACAAGCACTGCGAGCTGGCGGGGTCGACGACGACGCCGTACGGGGAGAACGAGTGCTGGGGGAAGGGGCGGCCGATGAGCGCGAGGGAGGCGGTGGAGACGTGGGTAGCGCAGAAGGCCTATTACAACTACGCCAACAACTCCTGTGCTGGCGGCCACCAGTGCGGGGTGTACACCCAGGTGGTGTGGAGGAAGACGGCGAGTCTGGGCTGTGGCCAGGCGAGCTGCGACCAGGGTGACATCACCCTCACTATCTGTTACTATGACCCTCCCGGTAACTTCCAGGGAGAGCGTCCCTATTAG